Proteins encoded in a region of the Vicia villosa cultivar HV-30 ecotype Madison, WI linkage group LG5, Vvil1.0, whole genome shotgun sequence genome:
- the LOC131604708 gene encoding uncharacterized protein LOC131604708, with translation MVGRMLRWSLKLSEFDIKYEGRKALKAQVLADFVAKMAFPNTTTCNARRWTLYVDGASNPSGSGAGVILENGEGTLIEVSLSLSFPISNNQAEYEALLVGLRLAYDLDAEEIEVFTDSQLVASHISGEYQVKSDYLAGYLSLVRKKMVWFKNATVKHIPKSITPERTFCRNSPAQGRKGAISP, from the coding sequence ATGGTCGGAAGAATGCTCCGCTGGTCTCTAAAACTCTCGGAATTTGACATAAAGTATGAGGGGAGGAAGGCGCTAAAAGCACAGGTCCTAGCAGACTTCGTTGCTAAGATGGCTTTCCCAAACACGACGACATGTAATGCCCGGAGATGGACCCTGTACGTCGACGGAGCCTCCAACCCGTCTGGAAGCGGGGCAGGCGTCATCTTAGAAAACGGAGAAGGAACGCTAATAGAAGTATCGCTATCACTCTCCTTCCCAATCTCCAACAACCAAGCAGAATACGAGGCGCTGCTCGTGGGGCTACGCCTCGCCTACGACTTGGACGCCGAGGAGATCGAAGTATTCACCGACTCTCAACTAGTAGCTTCGCACATCTCCGGAGAATACCAAGTCAAAAGCGACTATCTCGCCGGATACTTGAGCCTCGTGCGCAAAAAGATGGTTTGGTTCAAGAACGCCACAGTAAAACATATCCCTAAGAGCATAACGCCCGAGCGAACGTTCTGTCGAAACTCGCCAGCACAAGGAAGAAAGGGGGCAATAAGTCCGTGA